The following coding sequences lie in one Rothia sp. SD9660Na genomic window:
- the sepH gene encoding septation protein SepH: MRELRLASIHDDGENLVLESSDGATYLLPIDQNLRQSIARARRISPLRGGSASGAFGPRDIQTRFRQGATVEEIAAESGWEPERVRRYEWPIVAERANIIQTARTVVISPAPGQGGAAQSLNQHIEAVSERFDFAQAPMEWSTWQQESGQWTVSVDVELSEDAQANLPRGVMFPARWNFNPANQSIYASNEAAYFLMGRDHSHDAPIPGPAKQAAAPQDEAASDVPEQAAPATVGVQVAEPRIARVSIPEQKEQNELLDELTARRGVRSFDPASERKLADLLERARRSSRPAPAAEVHAEPAPETEEPAAAVAEEATQQQTTASENTTSENTASENAVEQQVPEEAIEIGVEAPVTLEEAPLPTETSSAQGSLSDEQSQGTDGSHLAVVPQREADVQESEAPLTEATEDAPEAQAEQVGEEPKAQQPKASRAKRTSVPSWDDIIFGNQRR, encoded by the coding sequence GTGCGAGAACTGCGACTTGCTAGCATTCACGACGACGGTGAAAACCTTGTCCTCGAATCATCTGACGGCGCAACCTACCTCTTGCCCATCGACCAGAACCTACGGCAGAGCATTGCCCGCGCCCGCCGTATCAGCCCCCTGCGCGGCGGCAGCGCTAGCGGAGCCTTTGGCCCCCGCGACATCCAGACCCGTTTCCGCCAGGGCGCAACGGTTGAAGAGATTGCGGCAGAGTCAGGTTGGGAGCCGGAGCGCGTGCGCCGTTACGAGTGGCCCATCGTCGCTGAACGCGCCAACATCATTCAGACAGCCCGCACCGTGGTCATTTCCCCTGCCCCTGGCCAAGGTGGAGCCGCCCAGAGCCTCAACCAGCACATCGAAGCTGTATCTGAACGCTTCGACTTCGCCCAAGCCCCCATGGAGTGGAGCACCTGGCAGCAGGAATCAGGCCAGTGGACCGTGTCTGTTGATGTAGAGCTGAGTGAGGACGCCCAGGCCAACCTGCCGCGCGGCGTCATGTTCCCCGCCCGGTGGAACTTCAACCCTGCCAATCAGAGCATCTACGCCTCAAATGAAGCCGCCTATTTCCTCATGGGCCGCGACCACTCCCACGATGCCCCCATTCCGGGCCCGGCCAAGCAGGCAGCGGCACCCCAGGATGAGGCTGCAAGCGACGTTCCCGAGCAGGCTGCTCCCGCTACCGTTGGTGTTCAGGTAGCCGAGCCCCGCATCGCCCGCGTGAGCATCCCCGAGCAGAAGGAACAGAACGAGCTGCTCGATGAGCTGACCGCTCGCCGCGGCGTCCGCTCCTTTGATCCTGCCAGTGAGCGCAAGCTAGCTGACCTGCTCGAACGTGCCCGCCGCAGCTCCCGCCCTGCCCCCGCAGCCGAGGTGCATGCCGAACCTGCCCCTGAAACCGAAGAACCTGCTGCAGCGGTAGCCGAAGAAGCAACCCAGCAGCAGACTACCGCTAGCGAAAATACCACTAGTGAAAATACCGCTAGTGAAAATGCCGTAGAGCAGCAGGTGCCTGAGGAGGCTATCGAGATAGGAGTTGAAGCTCCGGTAACTCTTGAGGAGGCTCCCCTGCCCACCGAGACTTCAAGTGCTCAGGGTTCCTTGTCTGATGAGCAGAGCCAGGGTACCGATGGCTCGCACCTTGCTGTGGTGCCCCAGCGCGAAGCTGACGTCCAGGAGTCTGAGGCTCCCCTTACCGAGGCTACAGAAGATGCCCCTGAAGCACAGGCTGAGCAGGTAGGAGAAGAGCCTAAGGCCCAGCAGCCCAAGGCCAGCCGGGCCAAGCGCACCAGCGTACCGAGCTGGGATGACATCATCTTCGGCAACCAGCGCCGCTAA